ATCCATTTACTCCGTATCGTTGAACTCATTCCAAAAATGCTCCATTTACTCCCTATCGTTGAACTCATTCCGAAAATGTTAATTAGATGGATAGTGATAGGGCGTCACTGGATGACGCTCAAATTGGGTGCCACCTTTTCACAACAATTCTTTATTGAAGGGGTCCCCATtcaccccatgtgagagggtgacgTCCAAATTGGGTGTTACCGAtggcgccctttcattttccaTCATGGTATTCGTAGGCtttggccctgttcttttggacttaaagtcacttaatttaagttaactttagatcctataagttcgattcgattcgattctataagttcgattcgaatcatataagttcgattcgattcgaatcctataatttcgattcgattcaattGAATCCTAtaatttcgattcgattcgagatcctataagttcgattcgaatcctataagttgattcgattcgattcgaatcctataagttcgattcgattcgattcgatcctataagtttagttcagatcctataagttcagttaagtttagatcctataagttcagttaagtttagatcctataagttcgattcgattcgattcgagatcttataagttcgattcgattcaaatcctataagtttgATCCAAAAAAAAACAGGCGCTGAGTTGTAAAAAAAGATAAGAGGAAAAATAGAGAGATGTATTTGGTGTATCGACAAAATAGAAAACATTCGTGGAGCGCAAGAAAAGTCTTTTTGAATGCTAGTCTCCCATTCGACACGTAGCAAGCACAGTACACTGTGCAGTCTGCACAAGTTGAATCCCTCTGTATACATAATAAAACCACTACTCTTTACTCAACACTAGACCACTAGTTAATTTCAACAATCACACCTTTTGTAAAAAGTAATTATTTCCAAAACCCCTTTCATGGACCAACATTCCGAGTCCACCGTCACAACCTCCACCGCTGAATGGAGCAAACTACCAAGCGACATTCTCCAACACCTCGTCAATTACATCGACTTAACCCTCGACCTCCCACGCATTCGAGGCGTATGTTCCAGCTGGCGAACATCCCTCCCTCTCAACAAATTCCACAAACCCCCATCCTACTTCCGCGTCCCTAAACTCGACATCCGACTCCAACTTTCTATCCTCCTTATCCAATCCCGATTCTACCTTATTTCCCCTCTCGCCGACAACAATACCACCCCCTGGCTCGTCAGAATTGCTGAGACTGGTCTTAATAAGTGGCACCTCTTAAACCCTTTCAATGTTGATGACTACTTTCATTCCGACCCACCCATCACCACCCGAATTAACCTGCTCGATTTTCGTGTTATCGAGGTGGCCAAACCATGGTCTGTTCAAGTCGTGTCTGGTGAAGGTCACACTATGTCAAAGAAGGTGGTTGGAGGATGGAACTTGAACGCTGATTACATTTTCGCTGTGTTGGCTCAACTCGAGGTGTCTCTCCATATTGGTGAAGGTGGGTTAATGTTTAAACGGTTACATGACCGAAAGTGGGTTCCAATTAAGAGCACTTTTCGTCAAAATGGGGAAGATAGCGAGCATCGGATACTCGACACTGCTTATCATAATGGTCTATTTTATGCATTTGAGTTGGTTAATTGGAAGGTTGGGGTCATCGATCCTACCAAACCCGACATATCGTCCTTGATATTCATGGATGCTCCGGATTGTCACGGTGAAAGCATTAACGACCAGTTCTCGTTCTTGATTGATGGTGTTAGGTACATTCTCAATTGTGTATGCTTGGTGCCTTGTAATGAACAATTATATCTAGTTATCGGTTCAACCAAGAAACGCTCCTCCAGTTCCAGTAAAACGACCTTATTTGTGTTCGTTTTGAAACAAGGGGATAAAATTGAAGAGAGCAAGTGGGAACGTGTGACGAACCTAGTGGATCATATACTCTTCATTGGGTACGATGTCTCATTTGGTGTCTCGTCGTCAATTTTGCCAAATTGGAAGCCTGGTTCAATTTGCACGTTTCGTAAGCCATTCCCGTTGAGGTATGATGGATGTACGAGCAGGTTTCAGGGGTTACCCGAAGGTGGACAGAGTTTAAAGATGATTAGTTATCCCGAGTATTGGAGGCACCTTAAAATGTATAACCTAAAAGAAGAGGAGAAagggtttgttgggtttgaagaGTTGTCAATGAAGGAGTATACTGGCTTATTTTTCCCACCTCCTGCTTGGGTTAAATGGTCTTGTCCTACTCTTGACAATGTTGAGTTCAGGTTGAATAATCTCAAGTTTAGTCGATTAAAAAAATCGGATGTTTTTAGCGGTGTAGATGTGGATGAGTAGTGAGTCTAGTGACTAAGTAGTTGCTGATTAAGTCCTGAATCTCGATTCTAATAGTAGTTCAGAAATCTCTAAGGTCGTTATGTCGCGGTAAATCCTTTAGTAATTTGATGAGTAACTCTGCTTTATTTTGTTGTTAGTTTGTTATTAGTATGGGTCTATGGGatgataaagtttgatcttttaATTCGATTAGTAGTATGTGTAGTTTTAGCCTTGAGCAAATTCAAGTCCTATTCATTTGGCGTCTTTTGAGTTGTTCTTGGGTAACAAAtgtaatggttttttttttttttttttttttttttttttttttttttgacgaggGGTTTAATCCTCGGGCACGCAATACCCCGCAAACCACGTGTGCTTAATAAGACATCCCTTAGGATGACAGGTAACCGCAGCACTCCCGTGTAGgaagtcgaacccgggacctctcaattcgTTGCCAATTTGCAACGCTTTGAGACACTCTCGCACTCCACTACACTCAAGCCTATATATCTAATTTGGTGGTTTATCTCGTCTATGATCTCACCCTCTACTCCATCCTATTTTTAACAAACGATATTTATAATATTCATTATATAGTATTTACTTTTCTTTTAAACCAAAACTTATTTTGATGAAAATATAAGAAAGGATGTTCTCGTACAAAATTATTCAAGATGAAACGTTTTGAAAAAGTTTTAGGTGTATGTATTAAGCGAGGGAAAAACTCACGCTCCTTTGTAGGATAGATTAGAGCTAATCAATTTACGGCCAACTCGTTAGGCCTATCTATTCGGCTCGCTATTTTAGCACGCATGGACAAGATATATTCTAGAACTTTATAAGGCGGACGGGCCAAGCATGGTCTGCTGTTAGAGTAGGTAATGGGCCGTGTTGTGCCGACTCGTCGTGCCTTCCTCCAAAATTGGTATGGCTCAGGCGCGGATATAGGGCTCCTCGGGCCATGCCGTGTCAGGCCCACTGATCTGATCCAAATGTACGCCGCGGCCCGGTCAAGGCACGATCATTTTCGTGCTCGGACCGTGCCTGGCCAATGGGTTTTTCGTGCCTTGTCCGTGGGCCGGCCCATgtgctttaatattttttttattttaaaaagaatgttatataattgatatatttttaatactttttgtttaataaatgatgattaatggtttaaatatatattttattaaatattaatgtactttttgtttaataaatgataatTAATGGTTTGaaatttaaatatatattttattaaatattagtgtattttttgtttaataaatgatgatcaACGGGCATTTTTTGGGCCGGGCTCCACCGTGCTTGAGTCGTGCTTAGGCACGGATTTCTGAATAAAATCGCGTCGGAGCCCGTCTGGAGCCCGTCTTAAGCCCAGTCGTGTCATGCCCGTACTTCCTCGATTTTCTCACCAGGCGGGGTCGTGTCGTGCCTGCCCACCCGCCCGCGACCTATTATGCCAACTCTACCTGCTGTTTTTCGTGTGTTGGTATGGACATAGTAAAAAGACTTATGAATAGGCCCGCTAAGCGTACTTTATTAAGAAAAAAGTAAGTTTAATGACACAAAATCTAATATAAGTAAGAAAATAGAGCAACAATAAACTAAATCAAATTTGCGATAGTGAAAAAACAAGTAAGTTTAATGACACAAAATCTATTTAAAATGGGACATGCTCCATCCCACACACAATTTTACTCAATCCCGCAAATTTTTGCGTCCTATTTCGAATCTACCCTTCCCATTTCTCACCTCCACACAGGTTTACACAGTATTTTCTTAAccttaattttattacaaaaaatTAAATATATTTTATTTCCAAGCTCTCGGACAAGCCCCTAACTCTTTTTAGCTTGTGACTTTTTTTTGGGATTGTTAAGATTGTGACTTTTTTTGGAGGTGTACAAACTAGATATTGACAGAGAATAGAGAGAGTAGAGAGAATAGAAGTATTAGAGAGATTATTTTAAGATTATAATGACTTGTATTATTCGAAGTATCTGATATGATGTACATAGAGGAGTATATATAGTGTTGAGTATAACTAACTCCTAACAACCTTAGGTAGGCTGATGTCAGCATACTAACAAACTAATAACTAACTTTCATATTATATCTCTAATATACCCCCCTCAAGCTAGGTTGAACTAAAACACAATCCTAGCTTGTGAGAGAAATGCTTATGTTGATCAGTCCCTAAAGCCTTTGTCATTATATCCGCAACTTGTAAACCAGTCCTGATGTGTGTTGTATACAAAAAACCTTCATCCTGTTTCTCTCTAACGTAGTGGCAGTCAATACTTAAGTGCTTCGTACGCTCGTGGAAAACAGGGTTCTCAGAAATATAGATTGCTGATTTATTATCACAATGCAATGGGATGGGTTTAGGGACTATTATTCTGAGATCTTGCAGCAGCCTGTCTAGCCATACCAACTCAGAAGTTGTGTATGAAAGACTCCTGTACTCTGACTCAGCTGAGCTCTTACTGATTGTAGGTTGtttcttggtcttccaagataCCAAAGAATCTCCCAAATATATACAGTACCCACTTAAGGATCTGCAAGAGAATTGGCACTGACCCCAATCAGCATCACTAAAAGCTGTGAGCTTGAGGTTGGTCTGAGACTTATAAAATAACCCTGCATTGACAGTTCCCTTCAAATACTTGACAACATGTAAGTCTGCCTGTAAATGAGGCTGTCTTGGCTGACTTACAAATTGGCTGAGATGCTGTACAGTGTAGGACAAGTCtggtcttgacaagttcaaataTAAAAGTCTTCCTACTAGCCTCCTATACTGATCAAGTTCTTGTAAGAGCTCACCATCATCAGTGGAGAGCTTCAAACCTTTTTGTAAAGGAAAAGACACTGTTGTACAGTTCTCCATCTTTAAATCTTTGAGTATATCAAAGATATACTTTCTTTGATTCAGCATTATGCCTGAATCATTCCTTGATATTTCCAATCCAAGGAAATATCTCAAATTTCCCAGATCTTTAATGGAGTATGCTTGATGTAGCTGTTGCTTACCATTGTTAATTTCCTTTGGTGAAGTGCCAGTGAGCAAGATATCATCTACATAGACCAATAGAACAGTGAAAGCATTAGTAACTTCACTGTATTTTGTGAACAATGAGTAATCCTGCTTTGACTGAACATAACCCAGCTGCTGCAAAAATTTTGTTTACTCTTTATTCCACTGCCTAGAAGCTTGTTTAAGCCTATACAGTGATCTCTTGAGCTTACATACCAAGCCCTCACGGCTCTCATATCCCTCTGGAACTTTCATATAGACCTCCTCGTCCAAAAACCCATGCAAAAAAGCATTATTCACATCCAATTGGAATAATGGCCAATTCTGAGATGCTGCAACTGCTAGTAAGGTCCTGACTGTTGTAAGTTTCGCAACAGGGGAAAAAGTATGCTTAAAATATTTGTCTTTGATCTGGTTGAATCCTTTAGCAACCAACCTGGCCTTGAACCTTTCAACTGACCCATCAggcttgtattttattttatacaCCCATTTGGAGCCAATTGCTTTCTCCCCTTTAGGCAATGCAACCAACTCCCAAGTTTTGTTTTTCTCCAAAGCTTGGATCTCCTGTTGCATAGCTTTAACCCATCTTTCATCCTGCTTGGCCTCTGAATATCTATAGGGCTTTTGCTCCTTCAGAACTTCAGCAAGTGAAGTTGTATACTCAGGATCATAGTTATGTAACTGAGCCATTAATTCTGCCTGGAAAGCTACTGAATTAGCAGATCTTTGATGCTGGACTGGTAACCTCTGATTACAGTGATAATCCTTTAACCAAGAACTCATTTGTCTTGGTCTAGAAGATGTCCTGATTAACTCTTCAGTGCCTGAACTAGGTTGTTCTTGAATAACTGACTCTTCAGTGCCGGGATTAGGTTGTTCTTGAGTAATAGAAGTGCTTATACTCTCAGGAACTTCATGTGACTCAGAAATATTTTGTTGTGGTTGACCAATAGACAAAATATGGGTTGATGATGCTGGATTAACTAAGGACTTTGCAGTGATAGCCATATCCTCAGTTTGTTTAGAAATATAATAGAACTCCTTCTCTTTAAACACAACATCTCTACTAACAAAAACTTTATGCAAATGAACATCATACAATCTATACCCTTTCTGATTATGAGGGTAACCTAGAAAAATGCATTTTCTAGCTCTATTGCCAAATTTATCAGAAAAGGTGGGAGGCATGGTACCATAACAAACACATCCAAATACCTTCAAATTATCATAACTAGGTTCATGACCAAATATAAGCTGAAATGGAgttaaattttgaataattggagATGGCATAAGATTAATAAGGTAAGTTGCAGTCAACACACAATCTCCCCAAAACTTTATGGGCAAATTTGCTTGAATTTTAAGAGCCCTAGCAGTCTCAAGGAGATGTTTGTGCTTACGTTCAACTCtcccattttgttgtggagtgCCAACTATACTAGCCTGGTGAACTATCCCTTTACTTTTAAACAACTCTCAGCAATATTGTTGTAAGAATTCTGTACCATTGTCTGATCTGACAGTCTTAACTCTTTTATTAAACTGAGTAAAAATATAAGCCAAGAAATCTTTAAAGAGTCCAGATACCTGATCCTTATTTTGGAAAAGTATGGTCCAAGTATTTCTGGAGTAATCATCTAAAATGGTGAGAAAATACTTGGCTCCAGAAATAGATGGAACCTTATATGGACCCCAGACATCAATATGAATCAGGTCAAAGCAAGCATCAGCTCTTTTATTGCAAATAGGAAAAGGAAGCCTGTGATGCTTAGCAAGAATACACACTTCACAACTAAAATCTTGTTTTATTGCAGTTTTCATTCCAGGTACAA
The Silene latifolia isolate original U9 population chromosome 11, ASM4854445v1, whole genome shotgun sequence genome window above contains:
- the LOC141613336 gene encoding putative F-box protein At5g60060, which translates into the protein MDQHSESTVTTSTAEWSKLPSDILQHLVNYIDLTLDLPRIRGVCSSWRTSLPLNKFHKPPSYFRVPKLDIRLQLSILLIQSRFYLISPLADNNTTPWLVRIAETGLNKWHLLNPFNVDDYFHSDPPITTRINLLDFRVIEVAKPWSVQVVSGEGHTMSKKVVGGWNLNADYIFAVLAQLEVSLHIGEGGLMFKRLHDRKWVPIKSTFRQNGEDSEHRILDTAYHNGLFYAFELVNWKVGVIDPTKPDISSLIFMDAPDCHGESINDQFSFLIDGVRYILNCVCLVPCNEQLYLVIGSTKKRSSSSSKTTLFVFVLKQGDKIEESKWERVTNLVDHILFIGYDVSFGVSSSILPNWKPGSICTFRKPFPLRYDGCTSRFQGLPEGGQSLKMISYPEYWRHLKMYNLKEEEKGFVGFEELSMKEYTGLFFPPPAWVKWSCPTLDNVEFRLNNLKFSRLKKSDVFSGVDVDE